A genome region from Desulfobacterales bacterium includes the following:
- a CDS encoding serine/threonine-protein kinase — translation MTTMASYNSDTIIGKQIGTSIILKELARGSMAVVFVAFQKTLKRRIAVKILPKSCLTSKSAELFQREAESAAILSHPNIIPIYEVGETKEFLFFTMQLIQGFSLTQLLNIAKKQVLPSKRLIPLKQTIQFVTQILDALNYAHQQDIIHRDIKPDNILIEKHGHRPIITDFGVAKVLREEKEDHSMMLGTPLYMAPEQIIGETRGARSDIYAIGIMLFQMLVPNLPLPKFDSPDALLEYKLLNKEGFFKKKPSELNPSLRQELDIIVGKAIKYEAENRYNNCQEFKSEIEWYHQTYL, via the coding sequence ATGACTACGATGGCGTCATATAACTCCGATACTATAATCGGTAAGCAGATTGGAACCTCAATTATTTTAAAAGAATTGGCCAGGGGCAGTATGGCTGTTGTCTTTGTCGCTTTTCAAAAGACACTAAAACGCAGAATTGCGGTAAAAATCTTACCGAAATCATGTCTTACGAGTAAAAGTGCAGAGCTTTTTCAGAGAGAAGCAGAATCTGCTGCCATATTGTCACACCCGAATATTATTCCAATTTACGAGGTCGGTGAAACCAAGGAATTTCTTTTTTTTACCATGCAACTAATCCAGGGTTTCTCGCTGACTCAACTGTTGAACATTGCCAAAAAACAAGTATTGCCTTCTAAACGCTTAATTCCATTAAAACAGACGATTCAATTCGTTACCCAGATTCTGGATGCACTCAACTATGCGCATCAGCAGGATATCATCCATCGAGACATTAAACCGGATAATATTTTAATTGAAAAACATGGTCACCGACCCATCATCACGGATTTTGGAGTTGCCAAAGTTCTGCGCGAAGAAAAGGAAGATCATTCTATGATGCTAGGGACTCCCTTATACATGGCACCGGAGCAAATTATTGGTGAAACAAGGGGTGCGCGCAGCGATATTTACGCCATCGGCATTATGCTTTTTCAGATGTTGGTGCCGAATCTTCCCTTACCCAAGTTTGATTCACCCGATGCGCTTTTAGAATATAAATTGTTAAATAAAGAGGGTTTTTTCAAAAAAAAACCTTCCGAGCTTAATCCTTCACTAAGACAAGAACTGGATATAATTGTTGGCAAAGCAATCAAATATGAAGCTGAAAATAGGTATAATAATTGTCAGGAGTTTAAATCCGAGATCGAATGGTACCACCAAACGTATCTTTAA
- a CDS encoding HDOD domain-containing protein gives MGTIHLNELKPGMVLADEVRDLSGKLLLGKGKTIQPEHFRVFKIWGVTEVNICGDNGDKRNIKPDYNSEQYKKSKEITQQVFRHNDCDHPAIEEIFRISVLFRTEYNSFNSDSDLSLDQNITSENFDKEKLIKFALEDINLPEMPSIVIELNDVITNPRSTADDIAQVVQKSPSLTAMLLKLVNSTFYSLQSRIDKISSAVILIGTKEIAALALGISILTTFNKIPKKIVDMFQFLKHSIACGIISRMLATQKGIPQTEQFFVSGLLHDLGRLILYSNYPEESCHILGLARNTNKLLREVEEDFMGYDHAHVAKLLIKQWKLPISLENNVFYHHNPSEAPQPITATLVHLADIITNGLGIGTSGELFAPPLDIDAWDELELSPTCFDIAIKQSIHQFFALESMLEN, from the coding sequence ATGGGAACAATTCACCTTAACGAGCTGAAACCCGGTATGGTGTTAGCCGATGAGGTCAGAGATCTTAGTGGCAAACTCCTTTTAGGGAAAGGTAAGACAATCCAACCAGAGCATTTCAGGGTATTTAAGATCTGGGGTGTTACAGAGGTAAATATTTGTGGAGATAATGGTGACAAAAGAAATATTAAGCCTGATTATAATTCGGAACAGTACAAAAAATCAAAAGAGATAACGCAACAGGTGTTTCGCCACAACGATTGTGATCACCCTGCAATCGAAGAGATATTTCGGATATCTGTTTTGTTCAGAACTGAATACAATTCCTTCAATTCCGACTCAGATTTAAGCTTAGATCAGAACATTACTTCAGAGAATTTTGATAAAGAAAAACTTATAAAATTTGCTTTGGAAGATATAAATTTACCTGAAATGCCTTCAATAGTTATCGAGTTAAATGACGTCATCACCAATCCACGTTCAACAGCTGACGATATCGCTCAGGTTGTGCAAAAAAGCCCAAGTTTAACAGCAATGCTGCTTAAACTTGTTAATTCGACATTCTACAGTTTACAATCAAGAATAGACAAAATATCTTCGGCAGTAATCTTAATTGGCACAAAAGAGATTGCCGCGTTAGCTCTTGGCATAAGTATTCTTACCACTTTTAACAAAATCCCCAAAAAAATAGTAGATATGTTTCAGTTTTTAAAACATAGCATCGCATGTGGTATAATATCTAGGATGTTGGCCACTCAAAAGGGCATTCCTCAAACGGAACAATTCTTTGTCTCGGGGCTTTTACACGACTTAGGTCGATTAATTTTGTACAGTAATTACCCAGAAGAATCTTGTCATATTTTAGGGTTGGCGAGGAATACGAATAAATTATTGCGTGAAGTAGAAGAAGATTTTATGGGTTATGATCATGCTCATGTTGCAAAGCTTCTGATAAAACAGTGGAAACTTCCCATTTCGCTAGAAAACAATGTTTTTTATCATCACAATCCTTCCGAGGCTCCGCAGCCTATTACAGCAACACTAGTCCACTTGGCCGATATTATCACTAATGGTCTCGGGATCGGAACCAGCGGGGAGCTTTTTGCTCCTCCTTTGGATATAGATGCCTGGGACGAACTGGAGTTATCACCCACATGCTTTGATATTGCTATAAAACAGTCGATCCATCAGTTTTTTGCCTTAGAATCTATGTTGGAGAATTAG
- a CDS encoding GerMN domain-containing protein — protein sequence MERSQNRPVHLYFADKDSRYLMAENRVLKSPQDPEFFARSIIDALIKGPQQGLVRTLPAATAIRAIFVTQEGICFVDLTLTVADYHPGGIHSEWLTIYSIVNSLVLNVPQIKAVKILINGTEAKTLAGHIDLQFPIKANMLLIR from the coding sequence ATGGAACGCTCACAAAATAGGCCGGTTCACTTGTATTTTGCGGATAAAGACAGCCGATATCTTATGGCTGAAAATCGTGTTCTGAAAAGTCCGCAAGATCCTGAGTTTTTTGCCAGAAGTATCATAGATGCTTTGATCAAAGGCCCACAACAGGGATTGGTGCGCACCCTTCCGGCGGCAACTGCCATCCGCGCGATTTTCGTGACACAGGAAGGCATCTGTTTTGTGGATCTTACTTTGACTGTGGCAGATTACCACCCGGGCGGCATACATTCCGAATGGCTGACAATTTATTCGATTGTCAATTCACTGGTACTGAATGTACCGCAGATTAAGGCGGTTAAAATTTTGATCAACGGCACGGAAGCTAAGACCCTTGCCGGGCATATAGATTTGCAGTTCCCGATAAAAGCGAATATGCTGTTAATAAGATGA
- the fusA gene encoding elongation factor G: MKTNAKIGNIRNIGIIAHIDAGKTTVTERILYYTGRSHKIGEVHDGEAVMDWMPDEQERGITITSAVTTCQWHNTEIHIIDTPGHVDFTIEVERSLRVLDGAIGVFSAVEGVEPQSETVWRQADKYQVPKMAFINKMDRIGADFLGTVKMIEERLKAHPLILQLPVGSEDNFKAVIDLVHMKQIMWDDDTLGAEFEEQEIPAEMADTAEEYRDKLLETVAEFDDDIMEAYLAESAVDTGALLDAIRKATIDMKLVPLLCGAALKNKGIQPLLDAITQFLPSPIDIPPIEGMHPESGQAIQCHPKDTEPLAALIFKVSMMDGRKLSYVRIYSGKLKSGGEVFNPARNEKEKIARILNMHANRRERVSTAGAGSIVGIVGLKGSSTGETLCDQDHPLLLEKIEFYEPVISIAVEPKTHADQEKMDTVLAKFMAEDPTLIVRKDEDTGQTILSGMGELHLEIIISRMLREFHTNVNVGKPQVVYRETIEKAATASTIFDKEIAGQRHFAEVSVSMTPLPRGTGNMFDAAISSDILPEMFIAAVEKGVWESFESGSMMGYPVVDVEVKLIKANYKESLATELAYTVSASMACKDAMNSGSPFLLEPIMTAEIFVPEAFIGDVIGELNARGGKIESIEHKGGAQVINATVPLSQMFGYSTNLRSATQGRGTFSMQFSHFDRN, translated from the coding sequence ATGAAGACAAACGCAAAAATCGGAAATATCCGCAATATTGGTATTATCGCCCATATTGATGCCGGTAAAACGACTGTTACCGAACGGATTTTGTATTACACCGGTCGATCTCATAAAATCGGTGAAGTGCATGACGGTGAGGCCGTAATGGATTGGATGCCCGATGAACAGGAAAGAGGCATTACGATTACCTCTGCGGTGACCACCTGCCAGTGGCACAATACCGAAATTCATATTATCGATACCCCCGGGCATGTTGATTTTACAATTGAGGTTGAACGCTCTTTACGGGTTCTGGATGGGGCGATCGGCGTCTTCAGTGCCGTTGAGGGGGTGGAACCCCAATCTGAAACCGTTTGGCGACAGGCAGATAAATACCAAGTGCCCAAAATGGCATTTATTAATAAAATGGATCGCATCGGTGCTGATTTTTTGGGGACCGTCAAAATGATCGAAGAGCGCCTAAAGGCTCATCCACTGATTTTACAACTGCCGGTGGGTTCGGAGGATAACTTCAAGGCGGTTATCGATCTGGTCCACATGAAGCAGATCATGTGGGATGACGACACACTCGGTGCAGAATTTGAGGAGCAGGAGATCCCAGCGGAAATGGCAGATACAGCCGAAGAATACCGCGACAAACTGCTCGAGACGGTGGCAGAATTTGACGATGACATTATGGAAGCATATCTGGCGGAATCAGCCGTTGATACGGGCGCATTGCTCGATGCCATCCGCAAGGCCACCATTGATATGAAGCTGGTTCCGCTGTTATGCGGTGCGGCCTTAAAAAATAAAGGCATTCAGCCGCTTCTGGATGCCATTACTCAGTTTCTGCCCAGCCCGATAGACATTCCGCCGATTGAAGGGATGCATCCCGAATCCGGTCAGGCCATTCAGTGCCACCCAAAAGATACCGAACCGCTGGCGGCCCTCATCTTTAAGGTATCAATGATGGACGGCCGCAAATTATCCTATGTTCGCATCTACAGTGGCAAACTTAAGTCCGGCGGGGAGGTGTTTAATCCGGCTCGCAATGAAAAAGAAAAAATTGCTCGCATATTAAATATGCATGCGAATCGGCGGGAGCGGGTGAGCACAGCGGGTGCGGGCAGCATTGTCGGTATTGTCGGTCTAAAAGGCTCATCCACCGGAGAGACATTATGCGACCAAGATCATCCGCTATTGCTGGAGAAAATAGAGTTTTATGAACCCGTCATATCCATTGCGGTGGAACCCAAAACCCATGCAGATCAGGAAAAAATGGATACGGTTCTTGCCAAATTTATGGCGGAAGATCCGACATTGATTGTTCGCAAAGATGAAGACACCGGCCAAACGATTTTATCAGGGATGGGTGAATTGCACCTGGAGATCATTATCAGCCGGATGCTGCGTGAGTTTCACACCAATGTCAATGTCGGCAAGCCCCAAGTGGTATACCGAGAGACCATAGAAAAAGCGGCGACAGCCTCAACCATTTTTGATAAAGAAATTGCCGGGCAACGCCATTTCGCCGAAGTATCTGTCAGCATGACGCCATTGCCGCGCGGAACCGGCAACATGTTTGACGCCGCTATCTCAAGTGATATCTTGCCCGAGATGTTTATCGCAGCAGTTGAAAAAGGTGTCTGGGAATCTTTTGAAAGCGGGTCGATGATGGGATATCCGGTGGTGGATGTCGAGGTCAAACTCATCAAGGCCAATTATAAGGAATCTCTGGCAACTGAGCTGGCCTATACCGTCAGTGCCTCCATGGCCTGTAAGGACGCCATGAACTCGGGCAGTCCGTTTTTGTTGGAACCGATTATGACGGCCGAAATATTTGTGCCTGAAGCCTTTATTGGTGATGTCATCGGTGAATTGAACGCCCGGGGCGGTAAAATAGAGTCCATTGAACATAAAGGAGGGGCTCAGGTAATCAATGCAACCGTTCCGCTTTCTCAAATGTTTGGTTACTCAACCAACCTGCGCTCAGCAACCCAGGGTCGGGGCACCTTTTCGATGCAGTTCTCCCATTTTGACCGCAATTAA
- a CDS encoding M48 family metalloprotease has translation MFQKLISIFSIAIFLLAPLGTQLSSGLTVSEEEKISRSIVRYIYRHFEIIDDPVIVDYVNQVGNRIVSVIEEPLFKYRFHVINVDTYNAFAIPAGYIFINSGLVAAMDSEDELAGILAHEIAHVNARHISQKIEMSRKIGWATLAGMAAGVLIGAAGGAEAGQAVSQGSKAASAAAQLSYSRDNEIQADQLGLIYLNDAGYDGNGLLKILKKMRTKQWFSTEHIPTYMRTHPAIDDRITYLDSQLASAPKGKRPGAQVNPDDFMRAHTYLIAQYGDENLVLTYLEAQVKKHPEDPMAHHRYGLILARVGRRSEAIKHLRKALQKRAFDPYMLRDVGRVYYLDGQLEQSLKMLKTARNMMPDDADCSLYLGQTYMAMGLYDEASPVLRSVIEQYPRYTKAYYILGQSLGKQGNLADAHYYLGVYHTHKMDYKTALVQYRRALKYTQNAERRSTIEERVKKLKKIVAKQLKNQKG, from the coding sequence ATGTTTCAAAAACTCATATCCATCTTTTCCATCGCCATTTTCTTGTTGGCACCTCTGGGCACGCAGCTTTCTTCCGGTCTGACTGTCAGCGAAGAGGAGAAAATATCCCGCTCGATCGTCCGGTATATTTACAGACATTTTGAGATTATCGACGATCCGGTCATAGTGGACTACGTCAACCAGGTTGGCAACCGGATCGTTTCTGTCATAGAAGAACCTCTGTTTAAATATAGATTTCATGTCATCAATGTTGATACATACAATGCATTCGCTATCCCGGCGGGTTACATCTTCATTAACAGCGGCTTGGTGGCAGCAATGGACTCTGAGGACGAGCTGGCAGGTATTCTGGCACATGAAATCGCCCATGTGAATGCGCGTCACATTTCGCAGAAAATCGAAATGTCCCGAAAAATCGGCTGGGCCACCCTGGCAGGCATGGCCGCCGGTGTTTTAATTGGTGCTGCCGGCGGAGCAGAGGCCGGCCAGGCGGTGTCTCAGGGCAGCAAGGCGGCCAGTGCGGCCGCCCAACTGTCCTATAGCCGCGACAACGAGATACAGGCCGATCAGCTGGGACTGATCTACCTGAACGATGCCGGTTACGACGGCAACGGCTTGCTAAAAATTTTAAAAAAGATGCGAACCAAACAATGGTTTAGCACCGAACATATTCCCACTTATATGCGGACGCACCCCGCCATTGATGATCGCATCACCTATCTGGATTCCCAACTGGCCAGTGCGCCCAAAGGCAAGCGGCCGGGGGCGCAAGTGAACCCTGACGATTTCATGCGAGCGCACACCTATCTGATTGCGCAGTACGGTGATGAAAATTTGGTGTTAACTTATCTGGAAGCCCAGGTCAAAAAACACCCCGAAGATCCCATGGCGCATCATCGCTACGGACTCATCCTGGCCCGGGTCGGCCGCAGAAGCGAAGCGATCAAACATCTCAGAAAGGCATTGCAAAAGCGCGCGTTTGATCCTTATATGCTAAGAGATGTCGGCCGGGTTTACTATTTAGACGGGCAATTGGAGCAATCCTTGAAAATGCTCAAAACTGCCCGCAATATGATGCCGGATGATGCGGATTGCAGTCTTTACCTCGGTCAGACTTATATGGCTATGGGCTTATATGATGAGGCCTCTCCTGTCTTGAGAAGCGTCATCGAACAGTATCCCCGTTATACCAAGGCTTACTACATTCTGGGACAAAGCCTCGGCAAGCAGGGCAACCTGGCCGACGCCCATTACTACCTGGGCGTCTATCATACACATAAGATGGATTACAAAACAGCCCTTGTTCAATATCGGCGTGCATTGAAGTATACCCAGAATGCTGAAAGGCGGTCCACTATCGAGGAGCGCGTAAAAAAGCTCAAAAAAATTGTGGCCAAGCAGCTTAAAAATCAAAAAGGTTAA
- a CDS encoding AAA family ATPase — protein MAKIICIANQKGGVGKTTTAVNLAAALAVSEKKTLLIDCDPQANATSGLGIDRSRLEKTLYHGMLGRAGAANLIVDSEIATLKVIPSDVELIGFEVEMMSNPDREKALKNLISGLNQAFDYIFLDCPPSLSLLTINALTAADSVLIPLQAEYYALEGLGQLLNTVNRIKRNLNPDLDIAGILLTMFDKRTNLAYQVAAEAEKYFEALVFKTMVPRNVRLSEAPSFGKPILLYDATSAGAQSYFELAREILETNGIPD, from the coding sequence ATGGCTAAAATCATTTGTATCGCCAACCAGAAAGGGGGCGTCGGCAAAACCACAACCGCTGTTAACTTAGCGGCAGCCTTGGCCGTTTCGGAAAAAAAAACGTTGCTTATCGACTGTGACCCGCAGGCAAATGCCACTTCAGGCCTGGGTATTGATAGATCCCGACTTGAAAAAACGCTTTATCACGGTATGTTGGGTCGGGCAGGCGCCGCGAACTTGATCGTAGATAGTGAGATTGCCACCCTGAAAGTGATTCCTTCTGATGTGGAGTTGATCGGGTTTGAGGTTGAGATGATGTCCAACCCCGACCGAGAAAAAGCCCTTAAAAATTTGATATCTGGCCTCAACCAGGCCTTTGACTACATTTTTCTCGACTGCCCCCCGTCCCTGAGCCTGTTGACAATTAATGCCCTCACAGCAGCGGATTCAGTGCTTATCCCGCTTCAGGCCGAATATTATGCCCTTGAAGGCCTGGGGCAACTTCTGAATACCGTCAATCGGATCAAGCGTAATCTAAACCCTGATTTAGACATTGCTGGAATATTATTAACCATGTTTGATAAACGTACCAATCTTGCCTACCAGGTCGCAGCAGAGGCCGAAAAATATTTTGAGGCATTGGTTTTTAAAACAATGGTTCCCCGCAACGTCCGTCTGAGCGAAGCGCCCAGTTTCGGCAAGCCCATTTTGCTTTATGATGCGACGTCAGCTGGTGCCCAGAGCTATTTTGAATTAGCCAGAGAAATACTGGAAACAAACGGTATCCCCGATTAA
- a CDS encoding ParB/RepB/Spo0J family partition protein encodes MQKKNDITKSTVGTAKRKKQALGRGLGALIPDIEKAAEPPKDFFYCDIDRIQPNRYQPRQQFPDAELEDLSRSIKEQGILQPLLVREENDGFELIAGERRLRAAKMAGLTQVPVIIKVIGESKLLELSIVENIQRANFNPIEEAEAYHRLISEFHLTQDEAATRVGKSRSAVANFLRLRQLPDAIKTSIQEGALTMGHARALLGATNSTQQLTAWRAVLKKGLSVRETEDLVRVLKDEKKKPKVGRKSAENHYLLTLAEDLSRHLGTKVTIKRRGLKGRVEIEFYSNDDLDRLIKNLQQTPR; translated from the coding sequence ATGCAAAAGAAAAACGACATTACAAAGTCTACCGTTGGGACCGCCAAACGCAAAAAACAGGCTCTGGGAAGAGGCTTGGGGGCACTTATCCCGGATATTGAAAAAGCAGCGGAACCTCCCAAGGATTTTTTTTACTGCGATATAGATCGGATTCAGCCCAACCGATATCAACCGCGACAGCAGTTTCCCGATGCCGAATTAGAAGATCTAAGTCGATCGATAAAGGAGCAGGGTATCCTGCAACCGCTTTTGGTCCGGGAAGAAAATGATGGGTTTGAGCTGATAGCCGGGGAAAGACGCTTGCGCGCAGCAAAAATGGCCGGTCTGACCCAGGTGCCGGTTATCATTAAGGTGATCGGTGAATCCAAATTGCTGGAATTGTCAATTGTTGAAAACATTCAACGCGCCAACTTCAATCCCATCGAGGAAGCCGAAGCCTATCATCGGCTGATATCCGAATTTCACCTCACCCAGGATGAAGCTGCAACCCGGGTGGGAAAAAGCCGCTCGGCGGTTGCTAATTTTTTGCGCTTGCGGCAGCTACCCGATGCCATTAAAACCAGCATCCAGGAAGGCGCCCTCACAATGGGTCACGCCAGAGCACTGCTGGGGGCGACAAATTCCACCCAGCAGCTGACCGCATGGCGTGCCGTCCTAAAAAAGGGCTTATCCGTCAGGGAAACCGAAGATCTCGTTCGGGTATTAAAGGATGAAAAGAAAAAGCCAAAAGTGGGCAGGAAAAGCGCTGAGAATCACTATCTGCTGACCCTGGCTGAAGATCTTTCACGCCATCTGGGTACCAAAGTCACCATTAAGCGACGCGGCTTGAAAGGTAGAGTCGAAATTGAATTTTACAGTAATGATGATCTGGACCGTCTGATCAAAAACCTGCAGCAAACCCCACGCTAG
- a CDS encoding NYN domain-containing protein, with product MSLHIIIDGYNLIRQSAFLSRLDERDILLGREALVDMLATYRKIKSHPITVVFDGQNSPNFSEQHYRQKGISVQFSPRGTSADDVIKRMVRKQREKALVVSSDRDIINFAASCGAATISSPQFEAKVDMAAHLDHKDGETDDFSGWTPTTKKKGPARRLSKKQRRHRMKIKKL from the coding sequence ATGTCACTTCATATTATCATTGATGGATATAATCTTATCCGGCAATCCGCATTCCTTAGCCGTTTGGATGAACGAGACATCCTGCTGGGCCGAGAAGCGCTTGTGGATATGCTGGCCACTTACCGCAAAATTAAGTCACATCCCATAACGGTGGTTTTTGATGGTCAAAACAGTCCGAATTTCTCAGAGCAACATTACCGGCAAAAAGGGATCTCGGTGCAGTTTTCACCCCGGGGAACATCGGCTGACGATGTGATCAAACGCATGGTGCGCAAACAACGCGAAAAAGCATTGGTGGTCAGCTCGGATCGCGACATCATCAATTTCGCTGCTTCCTGCGGTGCAGCTACCATTAGTTCACCGCAATTTGAGGCTAAGGTCGACATGGCAGCCCACCTGGACCACAAAGATGGAGAGACGGATGATTTCAGTGGCTGGACCCCCACAACTAAGAAAAAAGGGCCTGCCCGCCGATTGTCAAAAAAACAGCGACGACATCGCATGAAAATTAAAAAGCTTTGA
- the ispH gene encoding 4-hydroxy-3-methylbut-2-enyl diphosphate reductase encodes MKIVIAKTSGFCMGVRRAVEMVLDAPEEHQHPISTFGPLIHNPQVLEILAEKGISAYDEPPPEGSGTMLIRAHGIPPRTKDQLQEVGFKVIDATCPRVIRVQTIIKKHARKGFASIIVGDRNHPEVVGLRGYGGDKSYVVKNIDELKALPEFENAIIVAQTTLNTHLWQAVKNWATDSHSHYKVFETICDSTERRQAEVQRLAESVDAVIVVGGRSSGNTKRLVDIARQAGKPAFHIENEEDLADLDLHKLTDTSQIGITAGASTPNWVIKKVYRALEALLFKRKQGWRRVAFEIQRTLLLTNVYVAIGAGALCYACNKLQGIYQTFPYILISMLYVQSMHILNHLTDTRADRYNDPNRAKFYDRHKTLLAVLAALSGGIGLVIASSIGIFPFLALLIMSILGLSYNLKLIPPWLTGAKYRRIRDIPGSKTLLIAMAWGIVTAVLPPLSKFGTLNWMNVMVAIWAIGIVFVRTAFFDILDMQGDRLVGKETIPILLGEKRSMRLLKITLLILMVALVFLSAAQLTSTLGFALVLCPIFITLTILAYERAQMFPGIRLEFLLETQFILAGVITYVWMRIT; translated from the coding sequence ATGAAAATCGTAATCGCCAAAACATCCGGATTTTGCATGGGCGTCCGCCGCGCGGTTGAAATGGTGCTTGATGCGCCAGAAGAGCACCAGCACCCTATTTCAACCTTTGGCCCCTTGATTCACAATCCGCAGGTTTTAGAGATTTTAGCAGAAAAAGGCATATCCGCTTATGATGAGCCCCCACCGGAGGGCTCGGGAACCATGCTCATCCGGGCCCATGGCATACCGCCCCGGACAAAAGACCAACTTCAAGAGGTGGGTTTCAAGGTGATTGATGCGACCTGCCCGCGGGTAATCAGGGTGCAGACCATCATAAAAAAGCATGCCAGGAAAGGATTTGCTTCAATCATTGTCGGAGACAGAAACCATCCGGAAGTTGTTGGTTTGCGGGGTTACGGCGGAGACAAAAGTTATGTGGTTAAAAATATAGACGAACTAAAAGCCCTGCCTGAATTTGAAAATGCGATCATTGTCGCTCAAACGACGCTGAACACTCATTTATGGCAAGCGGTTAAAAACTGGGCCACAGACAGCCATTCGCACTATAAGGTGTTTGAGACCATTTGTGACTCCACCGAGCGCCGCCAGGCAGAAGTTCAGCGATTGGCTGAATCGGTAGATGCAGTCATTGTGGTGGGTGGTCGCAGCAGTGGAAATACAAAAAGATTGGTCGACATTGCCCGTCAGGCCGGCAAGCCCGCTTTTCATATCGAAAACGAGGAAGATCTTGCCGACCTTGATCTACACAAATTGACAGACACCAGCCAGATCGGCATTACCGCCGGCGCTTCAACCCCCAACTGGGTGATTAAAAAAGTGTACCGGGCCCTGGAGGCGCTGCTTTTCAAACGCAAACAAGGCTGGCGGCGGGTGGCATTTGAAATTCAGCGGACACTGTTATTGACCAATGTGTATGTTGCCATTGGAGCCGGCGCCCTTTGCTATGCCTGTAACAAATTGCAGGGTATTTACCAGACCTTTCCCTATATTTTAATTTCCATGCTTTATGTCCAATCCATGCATATCCTTAATCACCTGACCGATACCCGTGCCGATCGATATAATGACCCCAACCGGGCCAAATTTTACGATCGCCACAAAACCCTGTTGGCCGTATTGGCAGCGCTGTCAGGCGGCATCGGTCTGGTCATCGCTTCCAGCATCGGGATATTTCCGTTTTTGGCCTTGCTGATCATGAGCATATTGGGCCTTTCATACAACCTGAAGCTGATCCCTCCGTGGCTGACAGGCGCAAAATATCGCAGAATAAGAGATATCCCTGGTTCTAAAACGCTTCTAATTGCGATGGCCTGGGGAATTGTTACGGCAGTCCTGCCACCGTTGTCGAAATTCGGCACCCTCAATTGGATGAACGTGATGGTGGCGATATGGGCCATCGGCATTGTTTTTGTCAGAACCGCATTTTTTGACATACTCGATATGCAAGGTGATCGGTTGGTGGGCAAAGAGACCATACCGATTCTCCTGGGGGAGAAACGTTCGATGCGGCTCCTTAAAATAACTTTGCTGATCCTGATGGTGGCATTGGTCTTTTTAAGCGCTGCGCAGCTGACCTCGACATTAGGGTTTGCATTGGTGCTGTGCCCAATTTTCATTACCCTGACGATATTGGCCTATGAACGGGCCCAAATGTTTCCAGGCATTCGACTCGAATTTTTACTTGAAACACAGTTTATTTTGGCCGGTGTGATTACGTATGTTTGGATGCGCATCACCTAA
- the plsY gene encoding glycerol-3-phosphate 1-O-acyltransferase PlsY, with protein sequence MNNRFIGLLIFAYLLGSIPWGLILTRVFARDDIRRKGSGNIGATNVTREAGILPGFLTLIGDVLKGALPVLLARSALGAAEGPGDGYLATVALAAFLGHLFPVYLRFRGGGKGVATAAGCFVVISPTAVWVALGIFCIALWVARRVSVGSLCAAVALPIAIWADTGSMVMTIAAGVFALLIWLRHHENIKRLLAGTEPPFTVRKDPSDR encoded by the coding sequence ATGAATAACCGCTTCATCGGTTTGCTCATTTTTGCCTATCTATTGGGATCCATACCATGGGGTCTGATTTTGACCCGTGTTTTTGCCCGAGATGATATCCGGCGAAAAGGCAGCGGCAACATCGGGGCCACCAATGTGACTCGGGAGGCCGGGATCCTGCCCGGTTTTTTAACATTGATCGGAGACGTTTTAAAAGGCGCTTTGCCGGTTTTGCTGGCACGCTCCGCTTTGGGTGCTGCCGAAGGACCTGGTGACGGTTATCTGGCAACCGTTGCGCTGGCCGCGTTTTTAGGTCATCTTTTTCCCGTGTATCTGAGGTTTCGTGGCGGTGGCAAAGGGGTGGCTACCGCCGCCGGATGCTTTGTCGTGATTTCGCCGACGGCAGTATGGGTTGCATTGGGCATTTTTTGCATCGCACTGTGGGTTGCCCGGCGGGTTTCCGTTGGCTCATTGTGCGCCGCGGTTGCACTGCCAATAGCAATTTGGGCAGACACCGGTTCAATGGTTATGACCATCGCCGCAGGCGTGTTTGCGCTGCTGATATGGTTGCGCCATCACGAGAACATTAAAAGACTTTTGGCCGGCACCGAACCCCCTTTTACAGTGCGCAAAGATCCCTCTGACAGATGA